The nucleotide sequence ATCGAGCTTATCTTATATCACATTTATGTGATATGGATCTTATCCCCATTAGAAATCGTCATTTGATGATAGATAACGCTCAAAGACTATCCCAAAATATAACCCATTGACCTGTACCGCTTGGCTGTGACGCATTAGTAGCTCGCTTACCCGGCCGAGCTCATGGATCCAGTAACGAGGCCCGTATCCGAGCGACAGAAGACGCCACATAGGCTGTGATACGGATGGGACCTTCTTGTCTCACATGGACGGTCGGTCGGTCCCGCTGGTTGCCGAACTACGAGTCACTCTTGCTAAAATTGATAGATCCTCCTCATACGCTACGATCAACTTCAAGATGGTATCACTTCTTGTGCAGTGCAGAGATGATGTATCTTTCATGATGTTGAGACCCTAATATTGAATTGTTTTGATTTTGAGTTACGTCCTTACCAAACGGCGATTCCGAAGAACAATTAATCGCAACCCGAAAACACATTCTCAGAACGCCATCATTGGCATCATGACACCAGGCAAAcggaagctgctgctgctgctgggttGACACTAAACCCTCTCCACCACAAACCGAGACTGAGTCTGCTCTGCTTTGTCTGAGTTGACGCCGCAGCACGCCCGGCAGGTCGGACAGGAGCTCCTCCCGGCCAGCCACCGGTCGATGCACCGGACGTGGAACCCGTGGCTGCACGCCGGTAGCACCCGGACGGCGTCGCCCTCCACGAACTCCGTCAGGCAGATGGCGCACTCCGCCTCCGCCCCGGCCAGCTTCGTCCCCGCCGCCGAGAACCACGTCGTCGGCGTGCCGGACGCTGCAGGCGGCGGCGCCGCAGGCTTCTCGGGCGTATCGGGGGGTCCGCGGCGGagtcggcggaggaggaggcggacgGCGGCGCCGAGCGCGAGGGCGAGGAGGACGGTGGAAAAGAGCGAGGCGAGGACGATGGCCATGCCGGCACCGAAGTCGCCGGCGCCGGAGTAGGGGCCCCACTTGTTGCTGGTTGCGTTGAAGCTCCTGCCGACCCTGGTGGGCGGCGGAGGGTGGAAGAAAGCGTCGTCCCCAAGAGGGACCGGCATGGTCGTATTCTTCCTCGCTAACAGCGTCTCTTTAGACCCGCGAGAGGCGGCAATGGGAGGAGTGGGGAGGGGAAAGCTTGCTGCTTCTCCTTTCTTCTGTGCTTTGCTTCACTGCAGCGCCCGCATGGTTGCCTAATTTCTTTCATGCTTGGTTTAGCTGGCAAATAATATATAGAAGACGAAGCGGGctccaaaaataaatattaatatatacatatatatatatatataatattttttaaataaataaataatgtatttatattcttttgtctacgtgtgtgtgtatatatatatatatatatatatacatataaataaaacaGAGATGCACGAGGAACATACAAATAAATGAGAGGCATGGGTCGGTCATTAGGGCGCTCCACAGCGTGACTCTGACAAGAAACAATCGAGAAGGCAAGTGTTGCCGTATGAAGTTGGGAAACCAAGCAACCAACCACTGGATCAGCAACAATAAATACAAAGCACACAACCGTGTCGTTGATTGGCTAAACAAATGGTGGTGTTCGTATTGAGCTCTCCCACAGGTTTAGTATGCTTCTGCTATTGATTACCCTATAAGAAAGATACAATTGCACTCGCTTGGGGTGAGCATTAGTTCACTGGACCATCTTATGCCGTGGAGAAAAACTGCTTGAGCTGATGTCTTAAGTTCACTGATCTAAGAGGAAGATAGATGTGAGATCGGAAAAGATTTATCGTACTgatttaattaaattaatattattaaaatatgcaTTTCGGTCATCTGACGACTCGTTTCTCAAATACGGTATGTCGAAACTATTTTGTTGATCTCCTCGAAGGTGACTGACTTTTAATTTGTATTATGTCGAGAGAGTATCCGATAAAATATCTCTTCGTtacttaaattatataattactttaaaaaaaattataacacacCACTTCGTGTGACATGACATCAAATCCAGCATATTATGTCAGCATATTATGTCTGTGGTATTGGCTTGCTAGTCTCATGGCGTGGGGTCTCTTAGAGACTGTAGAACGGTGTGGAGGAAACGTAATAATAATTATGGGCATTTCCAATTGCCGTGGATTGCTATCATTCCGGTGTGGCAAAAGGACGACAGATGGCCCCTCCATATTGATGATAATTAATGCCAGCCAGCAGGCCATACTGCtgctgctactactactactacttacTACTACTACTAACGGGGCACTGATCTGTGTGCAGTTTGGCACGGTACGTACATATGTTGGGGGGGGGGGGCTTCGTGGCCTCTTGAGACAAAAACGACGAGTCTTAGCATTAAGCAGAAACACTGATAGACCACCTGATCGCCATTTTTCCGATTCTAATCCGGTTTTAGACGACAGGTGTCGGTGTCCTGATTTCCTGATTCATGTGTCCCttcaaatattataattctttgtaTGTATGCATCTCTTAGCAGCCATTCAGAAAGAAAATTTATTTCAACCATGGCGTACaagtagttttatttttattttttatttttatttttttaaaaaatatttaaatacttaaaatactctttatattttataatcataatgAGTTTTTAAAGGATATTAATATCATTTATGGTTTCAGTTAATTTTGGTAAGAATATATgctaaatttatatttagatttggaggcataaaatattaatatatgtaattttcaagctTCATTTCCTGATCGGCCCAAATTGGGACTTAATGTCAAGCTCTTACGGATGCGGCCCGCAGCCCGACGCGTGTGCCATATACAAAGTCCAAATCGATGCATCAAGAATCGCCATggccgacggaagtccggatagcGTCAACCAAACTCCGCACAAATTCTTCAACTTTTGCATCaggaaagaaggaagaaatcgtTCTCTCCCTAATCGCTTCGTGGTTGTCTTCCATCGGATGACCTCTAATCTTGATTGATCTTTACTTCTTCTGAAATCGTTCCCATGGCGTTCTTTATTTGTCGCAGGGTTTTGattcctttttcttgttttgcTTCGAAATCTTTCACCCTTGTTGACCCGAAAAGCTCGattatttttgcttttctttcgaTGTTTCGAGGCACAGGCGATTCCCATGCTTCGGTTTAGCTTACCGAGATTACAGATCTCTTTGATCGGGCATTCTTGAGCCCTTGTATCCTAAGTTGTCAAGCTTTGGATATTCTCCTGGCGTCTGGTTGCCCGAGATTTTGTTATGCGCTCGTTCGCTTGAACATTCTTTAGGGGTTGGTTCAATGGAAATTGAGACCAATCACTTGTCATGGCTTCTATCGACCTTTAGTTAGTGTTCCTATTTGTTGATGCTGGATGCTTCCTCGTAAATCTTGAAGTACTGCTTCGTGGCCTGTAGTCAGCCTTGAAATCCAAGTCAGAGATCGGCTATTTAGAACGAACCCTAGATATGGAGGCAAAGTGTCCTGAGTGATATAACATCCGATTGTTCTTTGTTCAGTTTGCAACTATACGAAATAATGTATTCTCTCTTTTTAAAGAAACTGATTATATTAAAACCAAAAGATTTTTTGGTTGACAGTTTTGTATTGGTTTCATGATTCCTTCCCAGATGGAACCTAGTCATCGACTTATTACTATGTATGAGATCATGCGGCAATAACTCTTAATGATTGTTGTagtgatgaaatatattatgaaGTTGTATGTTAAAAAACATTGTTTCCTGAGTCACCGCAACATTTGATGAATACCGAGTTTCTTTCATGGATTACATTTATTGTATTTAAAAGCATTGTTTTGATTTAGTTATATAGTTTTTTATGATCCAGGATCTCATAAAAAAATGCTCCCATCCTGCCCTTTTTGTCATATAAGCCTTCCTTCAGCAGAGTTGGAGAGGTAACGATCCAAAACCCCAGTTAATTCTCATCTAATATTTTCTTGTAGATGCACTCAGTGGGTATGTTCATTTGCTACATAACATGCTTTTATAGGCATGCAAACAATCATTTTGTGGAGGATGAACTTGAAAGCGACATGGAATTGGCTATACAAATTGCACTAGCACCCCCAAGTCCTGAATTAATGGTAGTAGTGGCTCTATTATTTCATGTGGCATTTCTAGGCATAAATATCTTTTGCGCAACATTATTCATATGTTTGACAAGAATCTCTCTGTTTCCTTACTAGATAAATGAGTATTTCTgtgtttaaaaatatatatacatcggTTACGTTCTTGTTCATTTG is from Musa acuminata AAA Group cultivar baxijiao chromosome BXJ1-6, Cavendish_Baxijiao_AAA, whole genome shotgun sequence and encodes:
- the LOC103990228 gene encoding RING-H2 finger protein ATL79-like, with translation MPVPLGDDAFFHPPPPTRVGRSFNATSNKWGPYSGAGDFGAGMAIVLASLFSTVLLALALGAAVRLLLRRLRRGPPDTPEKPAAPPPAASGTPTTWFSAAGTKLAGAEAECAICLTEFVEGDAVRVLPACSHGFHVRCIDRWLAGRSSCPTCRACCGVNSDKAEQTQSRFVVERV